One Halarcobacter ebronensis genomic window carries:
- a CDS encoding immunoglobulin-like domain-containing protein: MDKTTLTLNDVNVDEGAGTATIGATLDHTPQTELIVTLSNGATVTFGTDYVAGTVVQSTEFNIQGDDVYNDGESYNVSVTSTTGGNFESLDTTDTSKVTVSDTIDKTTITLVAPDDVDENATKATYTVKVDNAPQGDLTVTVEVNGIEREVTIKNGETSTTFDVDVRADDYYIDEDDTTVAKIVDHSGGNYEDVTYNNDDDTVVVKDDADVTNVTITATITKTTTIDVSNVDEEASYTVKAYDLDGDEVNVSKVTGTDHDGFGVSSNTSNYGGSAADSEIGSVYNNGEWSSEKLVVEFKEDVLSVDVSFAWKNSQEKAVINFYKDGVKVGETIYDYGGTDTVDDILTLQPSNGEAFDTIEFSGAINDWNYADHDYLINSIAYKEIVSESTELTNGTEEVTFTIQTSNVPDPSHYDYINTFPTAVVEVEDGEGNKTTYTIKLDDNGIGTLTIPANGSTNITATVIEVNGNFEAVNLDNASVELTVSLPETEDDSIIIDEDQTYTLTTNDFGTLGDDITKVKVETLPTNGILLLSGVAVAAGDEVSISDIESGKLVFKPTENSDADSGFDFKVSDGTNWSADSNTTTIEITAVADKPTATIDVTKIESSSSSEELIVKVGDKTYNISEIIANKDVYTELSGITNSTSTNKSSVVINEDMDTNDYLKTTNSDDIIVLNGDFGEQWGNAKFEGMSGNDVYVILGDIKGYNNAINDSAGDADIIYLSKSREYYVITDSNNHIVNDSGTGVDFTITQYDDNGNVVGSMRINNIEGIVFGDGSTFGSVEKVETTTTTEEYQVDFSAALTDLDGSESLTVTISNVPEGATFDTDALVNKGNGVWELTIAEGQKSVDYQDIKMTVPEGTKDVDLTITARATETNDNSDGQNYEETTDSDAVLYSSNEINSMELGTSTTNLIFTLDVSGSMNDWVRNSSGNWVTRLDIAVASIKATIEAYEDLGKTEVNLTLFNSTSNNIGWMNANDAINYLEGLSFKNIGYYNNPEYLIQYNNNDINGLSEHAGTDYRDGLKETQTVDFTGHNADNTVAYFISDGKPTENETKVDSDNDNAIKNWKSYVDANIDTLYVVGVGQGADDDYLKVVQVQDGDEVIIVRDESTLGDVLLNTVTQTITGDVSDNIYGGDGEFTIDSIVVDNVTYTKDTFPQEGIKLDGDGTFKFNFDDGTYSYSAKSSEFNEDVTKSFTVNASDEDGDKTSLEVDIKVDITPLSTGSTLSFDLADDTIDLSTINETNIKVIDLENGTKQTISLSSEDLDDLIDTQSHELIIKGDNTDEIKFDDSDNWSKSSEKTQIEGQDGEFYEYTSTSNPNISIFIDDEVKTDL, encoded by the coding sequence ATAGATAAAACAACATTAACTTTAAATGATGTAAATGTAGATGAGGGAGCAGGAACAGCAACAATTGGAGCAACATTAGATCATACACCTCAAACAGAGTTAATAGTAACCCTTTCAAATGGAGCAACAGTAACGTTTGGAACAGATTATGTAGCAGGAACAGTAGTACAATCAACAGAGTTTAATATCCAAGGGGATGATGTATATAACGATGGTGAGAGTTATAATGTAAGTGTAACAAGTACAACTGGAGGTAACTTCGAAAGCTTAGATACAACAGATACCTCAAAAGTTACAGTAAGTGATACAATAGATAAAACAACAATTACTTTAGTGGCTCCTGATGATGTTGATGAAAATGCAACAAAAGCAACTTATACTGTAAAAGTTGATAATGCGCCACAAGGTGATTTAACTGTTACTGTAGAAGTAAATGGAATAGAAAGAGAAGTTACAATAAAAAATGGAGAGACATCAACAACTTTTGATGTTGATGTAAGAGCTGATGATTACTACATTGATGAAGATGATACAACTGTTGCTAAAATAGTTGATCATAGTGGTGGAAATTACGAGGATGTAACTTATAATAATGATGATGATACAGTAGTTGTCAAAGATGATGCTGATGTTACTAATGTAACTATTACTGCAACCATTACAAAAACAACAACAATTGATGTTTCAAATGTTGATGAAGAGGCTAGTTACACTGTAAAAGCGTATGATTTGGATGGAGATGAAGTTAATGTCTCAAAAGTTACTGGTACGGATCATGATGGATTCGGTGTTTCTTCAAATACAAGTAATTATGGAGGAAGTGCTGCAGATAGTGAAATAGGTTCTGTTTATAATAATGGAGAGTGGAGCAGCGAAAAACTAGTAGTTGAATTCAAAGAAGATGTTTTAAGTGTTGATGTTTCATTTGCTTGGAAAAATTCACAGGAGAAAGCTGTTATTAATTTCTATAAAGATGGAGTAAAAGTTGGCGAGACAATATATGATTATGGTGGAACTGATACTGTAGATGATATTTTAACTCTTCAACCATCAAATGGTGAAGCCTTTGATACAATTGAATTCTCAGGTGCAATAAATGACTGGAATTATGCTGATCATGATTATTTAATTAATAGCATAGCTTATAAAGAGATTGTCTCTGAATCTACAGAGTTAACAAATGGGACAGAAGAAGTTACATTTACTATCCAAACTTCAAATGTACCTGATCCATCTCATTACGATTATATAAATACTTTCCCAACAGCAGTTGTTGAAGTAGAAGATGGAGAAGGGAATAAAACAACTTATACAATAAAATTGGATGATAATGGAATAGGAACATTAACTATACCAGCTAATGGAAGCACTAATATAACAGCGACAGTCATTGAAGTTAATGGAAACTTTGAAGCTGTAAATTTAGATAATGCTTCAGTTGAATTGACAGTATCTTTACCAGAGACAGAAGATGATAGTATCATAATTGATGAAGATCAAACATATACATTAACAACAAATGACTTTGGAACTTTAGGCGATGATATAACTAAAGTTAAAGTAGAAACACTTCCAACGAATGGAATTCTTCTTCTATCAGGAGTAGCAGTTGCTGCTGGTGATGAAGTTTCGATAAGTGATATTGAAAGTGGTAAATTGGTATTTAAACCTACAGAGAATAGTGATGCTGATAGTGGTTTTGATTTTAAAGTAAGTGATGGAACAAACTGGAGTGCAGATAGTAATACAACTACCATTGAAATAACAGCTGTTGCAGATAAACCTACAGCAACTATTGATGTTACTAAAATAGAATCATCTTCTAGTTCAGAAGAGCTTATTGTTAAAGTGGGAGATAAAACATATAATATCTCTGAAATAATTGCAAATAAAGATGTATATACAGAGTTAAGTGGAATTACAAATAGTACTTCAACTAATAAATCAAGTGTAGTTATAAATGAAGATATGGATACTAATGATTATCTTAAAACAACAAATTCAGATGATATTATAGTATTAAATGGAGATTTTGGTGAACAATGGGGTAACGCAAAATTTGAAGGAATGTCTGGTAATGATGTATATGTAATATTAGGAGATATTAAAGGATATAATAATGCTATAAACGACAGTGCTGGCGATGCAGATATTATTTATCTAAGTAAAAGTAGAGAGTATTATGTAATTACCGATTCAAATAACCATATAGTCAATGATTCAGGAACTGGAGTTGATTTTACTATCACACAATACGATGATAATGGTAATGTTGTGGGAAGTATGAGAATTAATAACATTGAAGGTATTGTATTTGGTGATGGTTCAACTTTTGGAAGTGTAGAGAAAGTTGAAACAACTACTACAACAGAGGAATATCAAGTTGACTTTAGTGCTGCTTTAACAGACTTAGATGGAAGTGAAAGTTTAACTGTAACAATTTCAAATGTTCCAGAAGGAGCAACTTTTGATACAGATGCTTTAGTTAATAAAGGTAACGGAGTATGGGAATTAACTATTGCAGAAGGGCAAAAATCTGTAGATTATCAAGATATTAAAATGACAGTTCCAGAAGGAACTAAAGATGTTGACTTAACAATAACTGCAAGAGCAACAGAAACAAATGATAATAGTGATGGACAAAACTATGAGGAGACCACAGATAGTGATGCTGTTCTTTACTCTTCTAATGAGATAAATAGTATGGAGCTTGGTACTTCAACTACGAATCTAATATTTACATTAGATGTATCTGGTTCTATGAATGACTGGGTCAGAAATAGTAGTGGAAATTGGGTTACAAGATTAGATATTGCAGTAGCATCTATTAAAGCTACAATTGAAGCCTATGAGGACCTTGGAAAAACTGAAGTAAACTTAACTCTATTTAATTCTACTTCTAATAATATTGGTTGGATGAACGCAAATGATGCAATTAATTATTTAGAAGGGTTATCTTTTAAAAATATTGGTTATTATAATAATCCAGAATATTTAATTCAATACAATAATAACGATATAAATGGATTAAGTGAACATGCGGGGACAGATTATCGAGATGGTTTAAAAGAGACACAAACAGTAGATTTTACTGGGCATAATGCAGATAATACAGTTGCATATTTTATTTCTGATGGAAAACCTACAGAAAATGAAACTAAAGTAGATTCAGATAATGATAATGCTATTAAAAATTGGAAATCTTATGTTGATGCTAATATTGATACTTTATATGTGGTTGGTGTAGGTCAAGGTGCAGATGATGATTATTTAAAAGTAGTACAAGTTCAAGATGGTGATGAAGTTATTATCGTAAGAGATGAGTCAACATTAGGAGATGTTCTTCTAAATACAGTAACACAAACAATTACTGGAGATGTATCTGATAATATTTATGGTGGAGATGGTGAATTTACAATTGATAGTATAGTTGTAGATAATGTTACATATACAAAAGATACATTCCCTCAAGAAGGTATAAAACTAGATGGAGATGGGACTTTCAAATTTAATTTTGATGATGGTACATACTCATATAGTGCAAAATCTTCAGAATTTAATGAAGATGTAACTAAATCATTTACAGTAAATGCTTCTGATGAAGATGGAGATAAAACATCTTTAGAAGTTGATATAAAAGTTGATATAACACCACTTAGTACAGGTTCAACTTTATCATTTGATTTGGCTGATGATACAATTGATTTATCAACTATCAATGAAACTAATATTAAAGTGATAGATTTAGAAAATGGTACTAAACAGACAATTAGTTTAAGTTCAGAAGATTTGGATGATCTTATTGATACACAGAGCCATGAGTTAATTATTAAAGGTGATAATACAGATGAGATAAAATTTGATGATTCAGATAATTGGAGTAAATCGTCTGAAAAAACACAAATTGAAGGGCAAGATGGAGAGTTCTATGAATATACAAGTACCTCAAATCCAAATATCTCAATTTTTATTGATGATGAAGTAAAAACAGATTTATAG
- a CDS encoding immunoglobulin-like domain-containing protein has translation MDKTTLTLNDVNVDEGAGTATIGATLDHTPQTELIVTLSNGATVTFGTDYVAGTVVQSTEFNIQGDDVYNDGESYNVSVTSTTGGNFESLDTTDTSKVTVSDTIDKTTLTLNDVNVDEGAGTATIGATLDHTPQTELIVTLSNGATVTFGTDYVAGTVVQSTEFNIQGDDVYNDGESYNVSVTSTTGGNFESLDTTDTSKVTVSDTIDKTTLTLNDVNVDEGAGTATIGATLDHTPQTELIVTLSNGATVTFGTDYVAGTVVQSTEFNIQGDDVYNDGESYNVSVTSTTGGNFESLDTTDTSKVTVSDTIDKTTLTLNDVNVDEGAGTATIGATLDHTPQTELIVTLSNGATVTFGTDYVAGTVVQSTEFNIQGDDVYNDGESYNVSVTSTTGGNFESLDTTDTSKVTVSDTIDKTTLTLNDVNVDEGAGTATIGATLDHTPQTELIVTLSNGATVTFGTDYVAGTVVQSTEFNIQGMMYITMVRVIM, from the coding sequence ATAGATAAAACAACATTAACTTTAAATGATGTAAATGTAGATGAGGGAGCAGGAACAGCAACAATTGGAGCAACATTAGATCATACACCTCAAACAGAGTTAATAGTAACCCTTTCAAATGGAGCAACAGTAACGTTTGGAACAGATTATGTAGCAGGAACAGTAGTACAATCAACAGAGTTTAATATCCAAGGGGATGATGTATATAACGATGGTGAGAGTTATAATGTAAGTGTAACAAGTACAACTGGAGGTAACTTCGAAAGCTTAGATACAACAGATACCTCAAAAGTTACAGTAAGTGATACAATAGATAAAACAACATTAACTTTAAATGATGTAAATGTAGATGAGGGAGCAGGAACAGCAACAATTGGAGCAACATTAGATCATACACCTCAAACAGAGTTAATAGTAACCCTTTCAAATGGAGCAACAGTAACGTTTGGAACAGATTATGTAGCAGGAACAGTAGTACAATCAACAGAGTTTAATATCCAAGGGGATGATGTATATAACGATGGTGAGAGTTATAATGTAAGTGTAACAAGTACAACTGGAGGTAACTTCGAAAGCTTAGATACAACAGATACCTCAAAAGTTACAGTAAGTGATACAATAGATAAAACAACATTAACTTTAAATGATGTAAATGTAGATGAGGGAGCAGGAACAGCAACAATTGGAGCAACATTAGATCATACACCTCAAACAGAGTTAATAGTAACCCTTTCAAATGGAGCAACAGTAACGTTTGGAACAGATTATGTAGCAGGAACAGTAGTACAATCAACAGAGTTTAATATCCAAGGGGATGATGTATATAACGATGGTGAGAGTTATAATGTAAGTGTAACAAGTACAACTGGAGGTAACTTCGAAAGCTTAGATACAACAGATACCTCAAAAGTTACAGTAAGTGATACAATAGATAAAACAACATTAACTTTAAATGATGTAAATGTAGATGAGGGAGCAGGAACAGCAACAATTGGAGCAACATTAGATCATACACCTCAAACAGAGTTAATAGTAACCCTTTCAAATGGAGCAACAGTAACGTTTGGAACAGATTATGTAGCAGGAACAGTAGTACAATCAACAGAGTTTAATATCCAAGGGGATGATGTATATAACGATGGTGAGAGTTATAATGTAAGTGTAACAAGTACAACTGGAGGTAACTTCGAAAGCTTAGATACAACAGATACCTCAAAAGTTACAGTAAGTGATACAATAGATAAAACAACATTAACTTTAAATGATGTAAATGTAGATGAGGGAGCAGGAACAGCAACAATTGGAGCAACATTAGATCATACACCTCAAACAGAGTTAATAGTAACCCTTTCAAATGGAGCAACAGTAACGTTTGGAACAGATTATGTAGCAGGAACAGTAGTACAATCAACAGAGTTTAATATCCAAGGGATGATGTATATAACGATGGTGAGAGTTATAATGTAA